The Flavobacterium sp. M31R6 nucleotide sequence GGGGAAAATTAATATTTCTGAAAATACATTTGCAATTATAAAAGACTCTTTTGATTGTGAGTACAGGGGAGAGGTAGAAGTCAAAAACAGGGGGATGATGAAAATGTATTTTGTAAATGGTGCAAATCATATTGATGAAAAACCTAAATTTTAGGAGACAAAAAAAAGACGTTTTCATCTCCTAAATGCATTACAATCTATTCTATTGGTATTTTTGAAGCATTGACGGAAAGCCACATATCAAAATTTTGAAGTTCAGGGTTTAATTCTTTTGCAAAATTTTCATTTCTAGCGCCATTAAAGTCATCGTTAAAATCTCTTTTAAACTGAAACATATTTCCCAGATCATCGGCGCCCGGAAATCCAAAATTGCGGTATGCTTCTGGAGTAACGGGATTAAAAAGTACTTTTTTGTCTAACACTTTTGAAAGTTTTTCGGCCATTTCATTTCCATTTAGTTTTTCTCCTGCAATACCAACGGTTTTTCCGATCAACTCTTTTCCTTTTTTGAAAATTCCATATGCACATTTACCAATATCTTCTGCTGCTATGGCTGGCAATTTTTTGTCATCCATCGGGAATGCGATATAATAATTGCCGTCTTCTCCTTTTTGGGGTCCCATGCCAAAGTGAATGAAATTGTCCCAGTAGAATGAGGTTCTCAAAAAAGTGGTGGGCAGTTCGGCTTCTCTAAAATAGTGATCCGCTTCTCCTTTTCCGTCAAAATGAGGTACTTTGTATTTGCCATGTAGTGTTGGCATTCTGTCATCATCCAATTTCATCCAGTTTCTGGTGTCTTCCAATGTTGACCAAATGATGTGCTGCAAATGAGATTCCCTTGCAGCTTCAATAAAATTGTTCACTTCCTGCAGTTCTTTGTCCACGGAGAAATGTTCCCAGAAAAAAGTAACAAAATATGCTCCATAGGCTCCATCAATTGCCTTTTTAATGCTTTGGATATCATCGATGTTGGCCTCAACTACTTCGGCACCTAATTTAGCGAATGCTTTGGATTTTTCTGAATTAGCATCTCTGGTTACAACTCTTACAGCAAACTCACTGTTTTTGTCTGCCAAAATTGCTCTGGCAAGTCCGCCGCCTTGTGCTCCTGTGGCACCAAACACGGAAATTATTTTTTTATTTTCCATTTTGATTATCTTTTATATTATGAATATAAAATTAATAAAAAATGAATTAATTATCTGATTTTTAGCAATTTGTATTTTGTTTGTGATTTTATTTTATCGATTGCATTAATTACTACGTTTTATTATGTGGTAAGAAGTTGTATTGTAATTGATGTTTTTTCAATTTTCTACCCACCAATCATAACATTAAATGCTCCTAGTACAATTGATCCCCCGTGAGCAGTTTGATCTCCCATTCTTGCTGCAGGAACTCCACCGATCATTACAGTTGATGAACCTCCTATAATTGAATCTGGCGGGCCAACGCAAACTAGCATATCACCAACTCTGGCAGCGGGTAATCCTCCAATTATAACGGTTGGTTCACCTGGACCAATTATTGGCCCACCAACATGAGGAATAGGAGGTAATCCTGATATTACCATTGGGCATTCATGAAAATCTGTAAGTCTTGCTGCTGCTGGCATAGTTATTAGTTTATCATTACCATCGCGCCTTTCAGCGTTAATTCCGCTCCTCCAGATACTTGGGCTGTTGCTCCGCCATTAGCGGTATATTGCATAGTTGCGGTTTCTTTTATATTCATTCCTTTTGTTTCAACATCACCGCCATTGGATTCTATTGAGATACCCATAGTGCCTTTGATGGTGACTTTTTCTTGGGACGAAATGTTTATATTGTTGGGACTCGACATATCAATACCATTACTGGACATTACGATGCTGTTTTGATTTTCATCTTTAATTGTGATTTGCTTGTCTTTATCGCTAATGATGATAGTATTTTTATTAGGCGTGGCAACCGTCCAAATTTTATTTTCATCATCAAATTCAACTGAAATTCCAGATTTGGAAACAATGGCTTTTATTGAATTTTTTTCATTGGGCTCCAATCCTGCAAAAGGTTTTATTTTTGAATTGCTGTACAAACTCCCTAATATTACGGGGAAGCGCGGGTCTTCGTTTAAAAAACCAAGTATCACTTCATCTCCAACCTCGGGTAAAAAAAAGGCACCTGCTCCATTTGTGGAATAAAAATTGGAAAGTCTGGCCCAAATACCAGCTCCATTGGTATTGAATAATGGAACATCTACTAGAATTCGATATTGAGAATCAGGGTCGCCAAATATTTGTTTAACTGTTCCGTTCAAAAGGCCTCTTGCCCCTGGTAATAGACCAGAAGCT carries:
- a CDS encoding NmrA/HSCARG family protein, whose amino-acid sequence is MENKKIISVFGATGAQGGGLARAILADKNSEFAVRVVTRDANSEKSKAFAKLGAEVVEANIDDIQSIKKAIDGAYGAYFVTFFWEHFSVDKELQEVNNFIEAARESHLQHIIWSTLEDTRNWMKLDDDRMPTLHGKYKVPHFDGKGEADHYFREAELPTTFLRTSFYWDNFIHFGMGPQKGEDGNYYIAFPMDDKKLPAIAAEDIGKCAYGIFKKGKELIGKTVGIAGEKLNGNEMAEKLSKVLDKKVLFNPVTPEAYRNFGFPGADDLGNMFQFKRDFNDDFNGARNENFAKELNPELQNFDMWLSVNASKIPIE
- a CDS encoding PAAR domain-containing protein, with amino-acid sequence MPAAARLTDFHECPMVISGLPPIPHVGGPIIGPGEPTVIIGGLPAARVGDMLVCVGPPDSIIGGSSTVMIGGVPAARMGDQTAHGGSIVLGAFNVMIGG